The following are from one region of the Methanomassiliicoccales archaeon genome:
- a CDS encoding FAD-binding oxidoreductase: protein MLSKEILDQLAAIIGPDNLSTRIADIYTYGFDSSIHHADPEVVVRPGSAEEVSAIVKVAAKHKVPITARGGGTGLCGGAVPLFGGIVLQTTRMNRIKEIRVEDLYCVVEAGVVYDKLNEALAPKKFFFPTAPGSGEACTIGGMVATNASGMRAIKYGATRDYVLGLKVILANGDEMEVGTRTLKNSSGYQLERLFVGSEGTLGIITEITLKVSPKPRSSAMVVAAFETLEAAGKCVSKLIATPLLPSATELMDRTCIRAVNKAINAGLPDCEALCMIEVDGDPLVVAKDLEAVQNVCHDIGAASVQQSSDPKQMAKWTNARKSVMSALSRYGENSVSVSLADDMAVPISRIPEAVVAFQRISSENGIIVGTYGHAADGNLHTKLLVDPCSEDSWRHAEKAVTEIYDVVIALGGTVTGEHGIGITKAPFLKKERPTAISTMLAIKKALDPDNILNPGKLVQWEGGIITRLRYPCKDLD from the coding sequence GTGCTCAGCAAGGAAATCCTCGACCAATTGGCCGCCATCATCGGCCCGGATAATCTGTCCACCCGGATCGCGGACATCTACACCTATGGTTTCGACTCGTCCATCCATCATGCCGACCCAGAGGTCGTGGTCCGTCCCGGATCGGCCGAAGAGGTGTCTGCCATAGTCAAGGTGGCCGCAAAGCACAAGGTCCCAATCACCGCCCGGGGCGGAGGGACCGGTCTGTGCGGGGGCGCCGTTCCGCTCTTTGGCGGCATCGTCCTCCAAACGACCAGAATGAACCGGATCAAGGAGATCAGGGTCGAGGACCTCTACTGCGTTGTCGAAGCAGGCGTCGTATATGATAAACTGAACGAGGCGCTGGCGCCAAAAAAGTTCTTCTTCCCTACGGCTCCAGGCAGCGGGGAGGCATGCACCATCGGGGGGATGGTGGCAACAAACGCGTCCGGAATGAGGGCGATCAAGTACGGGGCTACCAGGGACTACGTGCTAGGATTGAAGGTGATTCTGGCCAACGGCGATGAGATGGAGGTTGGCACCAGGACGCTGAAGAACTCTTCCGGTTATCAGCTGGAGAGGCTCTTCGTGGGCAGCGAGGGTACCCTGGGCATAATCACCGAGATCACTCTCAAAGTATCACCGAAACCGAGGTCGTCGGCCATGGTGGTGGCCGCCTTCGAAACGCTGGAGGCCGCGGGGAAGTGCGTGTCCAAGCTCATCGCGACGCCGTTGCTCCCTTCCGCCACCGAGTTGATGGACCGGACCTGTATCCGGGCGGTCAACAAAGCGATCAACGCAGGTCTGCCAGACTGCGAGGCATTGTGCATGATCGAGGTGGACGGCGACCCGCTGGTGGTCGCGAAGGATCTGGAAGCGGTACAAAACGTATGCCATGACATAGGCGCCGCCAGCGTTCAGCAATCCAGCGATCCGAAGCAGATGGCCAAGTGGACCAACGCCCGAAAATCGGTCATGTCCGCGCTTAGCCGATACGGTGAGAATTCAGTGTCTGTCTCACTGGCGGACGACATGGCGGTCCCGATATCCCGGATACCGGAGGCGGTGGTCGCGTTCCAGAGGATATCGTCGGAGAACGGGATCATTGTCGGCACATATGGACACGCGGCCGACGGCAACCTGCACACTAAGCTCCTGGTAGACCCCTGCTCAGAGGATTCGTGGAGGCATGCCGAGAAAGCCGTCACCGAGATCTATGACGTGGTCATCGCGCTCGGAGGAACGGTAACCGGGGAGCACGGAATCGGAATAACCAAAGCGCCGTTCCTGAAGAAGGAGAGGCCGACCGCAATCTCCACCATGTTGGCCATCAAGAAGGCGTTGGACCCGGACAACATCCTCAACCCGGGCAAACTGGTCCAATGGGAGGGCGGGATCATCACCCGCCTCCGGTATCCGTGCAAGGACCTGGACTGA
- a CDS encoding RimK-like ATPgrasp N-terminal domain-containing protein, whose amino-acid sequence MTAHERKDRVLKEDSIFKVSMDDSMHVVSENHFYKSEAYYTAVSSEMSGINTVPSSGQVIEAYVVPICLEKAKLSGIEVSDWEISYQYASTPCVIYGLNYFSTPSEFFVVKDEETAKDVIKHVTNKGKYPFCYQKLPQGANMVAVTSVFGKTVENDDPEVARMVSDVYRLFRIPLFSAILIEHDGKYSLSSMGPVRYSKLTRREKHLLGEYLQSRWAPFTEGEKLNV is encoded by the coding sequence ATGACCGCGCACGAGAGGAAGGATCGTGTCCTCAAGGAGGATTCGATATTCAAGGTGTCCATGGACGATTCCATGCACGTCGTCAGCGAGAACCATTTCTACAAATCCGAGGCCTACTATACCGCTGTGAGCAGCGAGATGAGCGGCATCAACACCGTTCCCTCGAGCGGCCAGGTGATCGAAGCGTACGTGGTCCCGATCTGCCTGGAGAAGGCAAAGCTCTCCGGGATCGAGGTCAGTGACTGGGAGATATCGTATCAGTATGCCAGCACCCCCTGCGTGATCTATGGTCTAAACTACTTCTCGACCCCGTCGGAGTTCTTCGTCGTCAAGGACGAGGAGACGGCCAAGGACGTCATCAAGCATGTCACGAACAAGGGCAAGTATCCATTCTGCTACCAGAAGCTGCCCCAGGGTGCGAACATGGTGGCCGTGACCTCGGTTTTCGGGAAGACCGTCGAAAACGACGATCCAGAGGTGGCCAGGATGGTATCGGATGTTTATAGGCTGTTCCGGATCCCGCTTTTCAGCGCGATCCTGATCGAGCATGATGGCAAGTATTCACTCTCTTCCATGGGGCCGGTGAGGTATTCCAAGCTCACCAGGCGGGAGAAGCATCTCCTTGGAGAGTACCTGCAGAGCAGGTGGGCCCCGTTCACGGAAGGCGAAAAATTAAATGTCTAA
- a CDS encoding RimK family alpha-L-glutamate ligase: MSNLGVFVNRQTLSNAEQLSALLKCRDAAEDMGHSVDFIFPEEIKRLLKTDGLFIRTNTDPMNVAFVASKMASLHNIPVVDDPASIQICADKVNMYYHLLKNNVKIPKTAFLKKKDITIDHAKAMFDSWGTPLILKEPSTCFSARVEKARDPGDFMKTANRFMKMSDWIVVQKFVSSKYDWRIGVLGGELLYACKYMIPPETFKIQAEVNGHLVYCTTESVPMDKIPPAVLEAGLKAARAIGNGLYGVDIKECEDGAYVIEVNDNPSLESGEDGCYPKIYSRIIEFLLEKGAPGIKDANN; the protein is encoded by the coding sequence ATGTCTAATCTAGGTGTTTTTGTTAACAGGCAGACCCTGAGCAATGCAGAGCAGCTGAGCGCACTTTTGAAATGCCGCGACGCGGCCGAGGACATGGGGCACAGCGTGGACTTCATCTTCCCCGAGGAGATCAAGCGCCTGCTGAAGACCGATGGGCTCTTCATCCGCACCAACACCGACCCGATGAACGTGGCGTTCGTGGCCTCGAAGATGGCGAGCCTGCACAACATCCCGGTGGTGGATGACCCTGCCTCCATCCAGATCTGTGCGGACAAGGTCAACATGTACTACCATCTTCTCAAGAACAACGTGAAGATCCCGAAGACCGCCTTCCTGAAGAAGAAGGACATCACGATCGACCATGCCAAAGCGATGTTCGACAGCTGGGGAACGCCGTTGATACTGAAGGAGCCGTCCACTTGCTTCTCCGCCCGTGTAGAGAAGGCCCGGGATCCGGGAGATTTCATGAAGACGGCCAACCGCTTCATGAAGATGTCCGACTGGATCGTGGTACAGAAGTTCGTCTCGAGCAAGTACGACTGGAGGATCGGCGTCCTGGGCGGGGAGCTGCTCTATGCCTGCAAGTACATGATCCCGCCGGAGACGTTCAAGATCCAGGCGGAGGTGAACGGCCATCTGGTGTACTGCACTACGGAAAGTGTGCCTATGGATAAGATCCCGCCCGCGGTACTGGAGGCCGGCCTCAAGGCCGCCAGGGCGATCGGCAACGGACTCTATGGCGTGGACATAAAGGAATGCGAGGACGGGGCGTACGTCATCGAGGTCAATGACAACCCTTCACTGGAATCAGGGGAGGACGGCTGCTATCCGAAGATCTACAGCCGCATCATCGAGTTCCTGCTGGAGAAAGGAGCGCCTGGCATCAAGGATGCTAACAACTGA
- a CDS encoding ribonuclease Z produces MKVSFLGTNGWYDSPTGLTTCLLIDTEECHIILDAGNGFHKIDKLIQDEKPIYVFLSHPHLDHISGFHTLNKYKFKQGIKIFGQPGCKEVLNRIIAPPFTVPFDLLQCKVEVEDVAEGRHEMPIRFECRYLVHSTPCFGYRFEVDGKVLAFCTDTGVCENAIELCREADLMITECSYKPGQYSFVWPHLNPEDAVDMAKNANAKRLALVHFDAAQYQTIAERYEAVEPLKAKFKDIFVGEDDRELTV; encoded by the coding sequence ATGAAGGTCAGTTTCCTTGGCACCAACGGCTGGTACGATTCACCGACCGGGCTCACCACATGCCTGCTCATCGACACCGAGGAATGCCACATCATCCTCGATGCCGGAAACGGGTTCCATAAGATCGATAAACTCATCCAGGACGAGAAGCCGATCTATGTCTTTTTGAGCCACCCGCACCTGGACCACATCTCCGGATTTCACACGCTTAACAAATACAAGTTCAAACAAGGGATCAAGATATTCGGACAGCCTGGGTGCAAAGAGGTGCTCAACCGGATCATAGCCCCTCCTTTCACCGTACCATTCGATCTCCTTCAATGCAAGGTGGAGGTGGAGGATGTGGCCGAGGGCAGGCATGAGATGCCGATCCGTTTCGAATGCCGATACCTGGTCCACAGTACTCCCTGCTTCGGCTACCGATTCGAAGTGGATGGAAAAGTACTGGCATTCTGCACGGACACCGGCGTCTGCGAGAACGCCATTGAGCTATGCCGGGAGGCTGACCTGATGATCACTGAATGCTCCTATAAGCCCGGTCAGTACAGTTTCGTATGGCCTCACCTGAATCCGGAGGACGCCGTTGACATGGCCAAGAACGCTAATGCCAAGCGTTTGGCCCTGGTCCATTTCGACGCCGCCCAGTACCAGACAATAGCGGAACGTTACGAAGCTGTGGAACCTCTCAAGGCCAAGTTCAAGGACATCTTCGTGGGTGAGGACGACAGGGAATTGACGGTCTGA
- a CDS encoding GNAT family N-acetyltransferase, producing MSVEIVRFTQEDLAFGKGLTDSEGWNRNEADWKRLLRLEPDGFFKARLDGLEVGIIGFIRYDRLAWINSLIVRKESRARQIGKELLSHCLEAAERSGATSIKLDSVPGVEPFYERFGFRTEFLSLRFMGNVHNIEPPSIEVFTPGLEEVVKLDIDEVGIDRARILKVLFEEPTAHVYACGERNNITGYIMCRQAQGRVDLGPCVVKDGEPVLVEQLLRATVSNISAETFRLCVPGNNVKVAKLIRALGFEQHEGATRMSRGEPFEEPTSIVSMMSPEKG from the coding sequence GTGAGCGTGGAGATCGTCCGATTCACCCAGGAGGACCTGGCCTTCGGAAAGGGACTGACCGATTCGGAAGGATGGAACAGGAACGAGGCGGATTGGAAACGGCTCCTCCGGCTCGAGCCGGACGGTTTCTTCAAGGCCAGGCTGGATGGCCTGGAGGTCGGCATCATTGGCTTCATAAGATACGACCGGCTGGCCTGGATCAACTCGCTTATCGTTCGGAAAGAGTCGAGGGCGAGGCAGATCGGGAAGGAACTGCTGTCCCACTGCCTCGAAGCGGCGGAACGCTCCGGTGCCACCAGCATCAAGCTGGACAGCGTTCCAGGCGTCGAACCGTTCTACGAAAGGTTCGGATTCAGGACAGAGTTCCTCTCGCTCAGGTTCATGGGTAACGTGCACAACATCGAACCTCCGTCGATCGAGGTGTTCACTCCGGGCCTGGAGGAAGTGGTAAAGCTCGATATCGATGAGGTGGGTATTGATCGGGCCCGGATACTGAAGGTGCTATTCGAAGAACCGACGGCGCATGTCTACGCCTGCGGAGAAAGGAACAATATCACCGGATACATCATGTGCAGGCAGGCGCAGGGGAGGGTGGACCTGGGTCCGTGCGTGGTGAAGGATGGAGAACCGGTGCTGGTCGAGCAGTTGCTCCGGGCAACTGTATCGAACATAAGTGCCGAGACGTTCAGATTGTGCGTCCCGGGCAATAATGTGAAGGTGGCTAAGCTTATCAGGGCCTTGGGTTTTGAACAGCATGAAGGAGCGACCCGCATGTCTAGGGGAGAACCGTTCGAAGAGCCGACCTCAATCGTTTCCATGATGTCTCCAGAAAAGGGATAG
- a CDS encoding GNAT family protein, translating into MLEGDKVRLLAVDRENLPKFLGWVNDPEVTQYLMVDPPLGMEQEEAWFEGLRDREAMVFTILSKEGEVIGNCGLEKISWKDRKATLGIMIGSKEHWDKGYGTDAVRTLLRLSFDELNLMRVCLICDQSNVRAQRAYEKCGFRREGVMRAYRYKNGAYVDEVLMSVLQPEWLELRNKP; encoded by the coding sequence ATGCTCGAGGGAGATAAGGTAAGGCTCCTGGCGGTCGACCGGGAGAACTTGCCGAAGTTCCTTGGCTGGGTCAACGACCCGGAGGTGACCCAATACCTGATGGTCGACCCGCCGCTGGGCATGGAACAGGAGGAGGCGTGGTTCGAGGGACTGCGTGACCGGGAGGCCATGGTGTTCACCATCCTGAGCAAGGAAGGTGAGGTGATCGGCAACTGCGGTCTGGAAAAGATATCCTGGAAGGACCGGAAGGCGACGCTCGGCATCATGATTGGCTCAAAGGAGCACTGGGACAAAGGCTATGGCACCGACGCGGTCAGGACCCTTCTCCGGCTCAGCTTCGATGAGTTGAACCTTATGCGGGTATGCCTGATTTGCGATCAGAGCAACGTCCGGGCCCAACGTGCCTATGAGAAATGCGGTTTCCGTCGCGAAGGGGTGATGCGTGCCTATCGGTACAAGAACGGCGCCTATGTCGACGAGGTGCTGATGTCCGTCCTGCAGCCTGAATGGCTCGAGCTGCGGAATAAGCCCTGA
- a CDS encoding GNAT family protein, which yields MIKGKHVGIRPLQSDDAWILFKWFNDPKVTDDLGIREPRPSVSLEEEMELTQDKIGKRTVRPFIVQDLDLDVPAGLAELTRIDLKNASAKVFLVIGEPDLFTDGFFLESLGLVASVAFRNMNLHRLEVRVPAYNDRLIRLYLASGFETEGRLRHDHFRHGAYVDSVILSKVRGIGGVD from the coding sequence ATGATCAAGGGGAAACACGTCGGTATCCGGCCGCTCCAGTCCGACGATGCCTGGATCCTGTTCAAATGGTTCAACGATCCCAAAGTGACTGACGATCTCGGAATCAGGGAACCTCGGCCTTCCGTCTCCCTGGAAGAGGAGATGGAGCTGACCCAGGACAAGATCGGAAAGCGGACCGTCCGCCCTTTCATCGTGCAGGACCTGGACCTCGATGTCCCGGCTGGCCTGGCCGAACTGACCCGCATAGACCTTAAGAACGCATCGGCAAAGGTCTTCCTGGTGATCGGAGAGCCGGACCTTTTCACCGATGGTTTCTTTCTCGAGTCCCTAGGATTGGTCGCCAGCGTCGCTTTCAGGAACATGAACCTGCATCGGTTGGAGGTAAGGGTTCCGGCTTACAACGACAGGTTGATCCGGCTCTACCTCGCCTCCGGTTTCGAAACGGAAGGCAGGCTCCGGCATGACCATTTCCGCCACGGGGCCTATGTCGATTCCGTTATCCTTTCCAAGGTCCGGGGCATCGGAGGTGTGGACTGA